A window of the Gossypium hirsutum isolate 1008001.06 chromosome A05, Gossypium_hirsutum_v2.1, whole genome shotgun sequence genome harbors these coding sequences:
- the LOC121229695 gene encoding alkane hydroxylase MAH1, translating into MMAVLFVYLGFMVLGIISLCFLYRFIDNNGLPRNWPFVGMIPTLLLNIHRPHDKVAQVLRRSNGTFFYRGLWFTNTSFLGTSDPENVRYILSSNSSVYLKGPEWLKQFDIFGEAIFNSDGEEWKCQRRVFHAFLNHPQFRQSLSMVLHQRIEEALVKVLEYVSGREMVVNLQDLLVRHAFDIGCITGVGFNPGLLSIDFPENRFQKAMSDTLEAAFYRYVMPDSLWKLQSWLQIGKEKKRSDAWKAFDDLLTQFISTQRHKSNKSVASSGSNEENDFNFLNFYPTGHEITGRTPKDSLIRDNLMQFLLASDGTYSLTLTWFFYLISKAPMVENKIREEIKRHLSMKQVEGSLQIPSNYDELSKLTYLHAALCETLRLYPPIPFEFRTCTKQEYLPSGHRVDQNTRIIIGIHAMGRMESLWGEDCYAFKPERWIGEDRKIKRESPTKFSAFIAGPRICPGKEVSFLLMKATATAIIHNYNVHVVEGQNIGPKNSVLYQMKKGLMVRVKKRWS; encoded by the coding sequence ATGATGGCAGTACTGTTTGTATATCTTGGATTTATGGTTTTGGGAAtaatttctctttgttttctctaTCGTTTCATAGACAACAATGGCCTCCCTCGAAACTGGCCATTTGTTGGGATGATTCCGACGTTACTTCTCAACATCCATCGCCCTCATGACAAAGTTGCCCAAGTCCTCAGACGAAGCAATGGTACCTTCTTTTATAGAGGACTTTGGTTTACTAACACCAGCTTCTTAGGTACCTCCGATCCTGAGAATGTGCGCTATATATTGAGTTCCAACAGTTCTGTTTATTTGAAAGGTCCTGAATGGCTGAAACAGTTTGATATCTTCGGCGAAGCAATTTTCAATTCCGACGGTGAGGAATGGAAATGTCAACGCAGAGTTTTTCATGCTTTCTTGAATCACCCTCAGTTCCGGCAATCACTTTCAATGGTTCTCCATCAACGTATAGAGGAAGCGCTTGTTAAAGTTCTTGAATATGTTTCTGGACGAGAGATGGTGGTGAACTTGCAAGATTTGTTGGTAAGGCATGCGTTTGACATTGGTTGCATAACGGGCGTGGGCTTCAACCCTGGCCTACTCTCCATTGACTTCCCTGAGAATCGATTCCAAAAAGCCATGAGTGATACTCTAGAGGCAGCTTTTTACAGATATGTAATGCCTGACAGTCTTTGGAAGTTGCAGAGTTGGCTTCAGATTGGGAAAGAGAAGAAACGGAGTGATGCTTGGAAGGCTTTTGATGATCTTTTAACACAATTTATATCGACCCAACGCCACAAATCCAACAAATCAGTGGCATCCTCAGGCTCAAATGAAGAGAATGATTtcaatttcttgaacttttacCCGACAGGACATGAGATAACAGGCCGAACACCAAAAGACAGTCTTATAAGAGACAACCTTATGCAGTTTTTGCTTGCCAGTGATGGTACTTACAGTTTAACTCTTACTTGGTTCTTCTATCTCATCTCCAAGGCACCCATGGTTGAAAACAAGATCAGAGAAGAAATAAAGAGACACTTATCAATGAAACAAGTGGAGGGAAGCTTACAAATACCATCCAACTACGACGAGTTGAGTAAGCTAACATATCTTCATGCAGCGTTGTGTGAAACCCTAAGGCTATATCCTCCGATTCCGTTCGAATTCAGAACATGTACAAAGCAGGAATATCTTCCGAGCGGTCATCGGGTGGATCAAAACACCCGAATCATAATAGGAATACATGCAATGGGAAGGATGGAAAGCTTATGGGGAGAAGATTGCTATGCGTTCAAGCCAGAAAGATGGATTGGTGAAGATAGGAAGATTAAACGAGAGTCGCCAACTAAATTTAGCGCATTCATTGCGGGGCCAAGGATTTGTCCAGGGAAAGAGGTGTCGTTTCTCTTGATGAAGGCTACCGCAACAGCCATCATTCATAACTACAATGTTCATGTGGTGGAAGGGCAGAATATTGGTCCCAAAAACAGTGTGCTTTATCAGATGAAGAAGGGGTTAATGGTTAGGGTTAAGAAGAGATGGAGTTAA